CCGCGACCAGGTGATGGACGGCATTGCCGAGATGATCCACGACATCCAGGTCGAGGCGACCTTCCCTGACGGCACCAAGCTCGTCACCGTGCACAGGCCGATCCGATGATCCCGGGCGAAATCATCCCGGCCGAGGGCGAAATCGTGCTGAACGAGGGGCGCGAGGCGATCTCCCTGTCCGTGGCCAATACCGGCGACCGGCCGATCCAGGTCGGCAGCCATTATCACTTCGCCGAGACCAATCCCGCGCTATCCTTCGATCGCGAGGCGGCGCGCGGATATCGGCTCGACATCGCCTCGGGCACGGCGGTCCGCTTCGAACCGGGCCAGACGCGCGAGGTCCAGCTTGTTCCCTATGCCGGCGCGCGCCGCGTGTTCGGCTTCCGCGCCGCCGTGATGGGAGACCTCTGATGCCGGTGACGATGAACCGCCGCGCCTATGCCGGGATGTTCGGCCCCACCGTGGGAGACCGCGTGCGGCTGGGCGATTCCTCGCTGCTGATCCGCATCGAGGAAGACCGCACAGTCTACGGCGAGGAAGTGAAGTTCGGCGGCGGCAAGGTGATCCGCGACGGCATGGGCCAGTCGCAGATGACCCGGGCCGAAGGTGCGCCCGATACCGTCATCACCAATGCGGTGATCCTGGATCACTGGGGGATCATCAAGGCCGACGTCGCCCTGCGCGACGGGCGGATCAGCGCCATCGGCAAGGCAGGCAACCCCGACGCGCAGCCGGGCGTGGACATTCCCATCGGCCCCGGCACCGAGATCATCGCCGGCGAAGGGCGCATCCTCACCGCCGGGGGGATCGACGCGCATATCCACTTCATCTGCCCGCAGCAGGTGGAAGAGGCGCTGAATTCCGGGATCACCACGATGCTGGGCGGCGGCACCGGCCCGGCGCACGGCACGCTCGCCACCACCTGCACGCCGGGTGCATGGCACATCGGCCGCATGATGCAGGCGCTGGAATCGCTGCCGATGAACTTCGGCCTGTTCGGCAAGGGCAATGCCTCCACCCCCGCCGCGCTGGAGGAGATGGTCCGCGCGGGTGTATGCGGGCTCAAGCTGCACGAGGACTGGGGCACCACGCCCGCCACCATAGACTGCTGCCTCAAGGTGGCGGACGAGTACGACGTGCAGGTCACGCTCCATTCCGATACCCTGAACGAAGGCGGCTTCGTGGAAAGCACGATCGCCGCCTTCGCGGGCCGTACCATCCACGCCTTCCACACCGAAGGCGCGGGCGGCGGCCATGCGCCGGACATCATCCGCGTGGCAGGCCTGCCCAACGTGCTGCCCTCCTCCACCAACCCGACCCGGCCCTACACCGTCAACACCATCGAGGAGCACCTCGACATGCTGATGGTGTGCCACCACCTCGATCCCCGCATCGCCGAGGACGTGGCCTTCGCCGACAGCCGCATCCGCAAGGAAACCATCGCGGCGGAAGATATCCTTCACGATCTGGGCGCCTTCTCGATGATGTCGTCCGACAGCCAGGCGATGGGCCGCGTGGGCGAAACGGTGATCCGCTGCTGGCAGACCGCCGACAAGATGAAGCAGCAGCGCGGCAGCCTTGGCCCGGACGATGCCGATTCCGACAATTTCCGCGCGAAACGCTACATCGCCAAGTACACCATCAACCCGGCCATCGCCCACGGGATCAGCCATGTCGTCGGCTCGATCGCGCCCGGCAAGCTGGCCGATCTGGTGCTGTGGTCGCCAGCCTTCTTCGCGGTGAAACCGGACATGGTCATCAAGGGCGGCGCCATCGCCGCCGCGCCGATGGGCGATGCCAATGCCAGCATTCCCACGCCCCAGCCGGTCCATTACCGGCCGATGTTCGGCGCGCTGGGCGCGGCGGGGGTGGCATCCTCGCTCCACTTCGTCTCGGCGGCGGGGATCGACGGCGGCGTGGCGGAGCGCCTGCAGCTCCAGCGCCCGCTGGAAGCCGTCCGCAACACGCGCGGCGGCATTTCCAAGGCATCCATGGTGCTGAACGACGCGATGCCGCATATCGAGGTCGACCCCGAAACTTACGAGGTCCGTGCCGACGGCGAACTGCTCACCTGCGAACCGGCGAAAGTGCTGCCGTTTGCCCAGCGCTATTTCCTGTTCTGATGGGCCTCCCCTCTCGTCATCGCGGGGAAAAGCTGATTATGCCGTCGGCCCGGAGCAAGATTCGGAACAACACAGGGCCCTTCCCATGCTGACCGTCCACGAAGTCATCCCCCACGGTCACTGGACCGGCGAGGCCGCCGACCGCATCACGCTGGACCATGACGCGCGCCACCGCCGCCGCTGGTACTATACCGCAGACAACGGTACCGCCTTCCTGCTCGACCTGCCGCGCGCGCAAGTGCTGGGCCACGGCGATGCGCTGCAGCTCTCGGACGGGCGGCTGGTGGAAGTGCTCGCCGCGCCCGAGGCACTGGTGGAAGTGACGGCGGACAGCGCGGCAACGATGATCCGGCTAGCCTGGCATATCGGCAACCGCCACTTGCCCGCCGAACTCCACCCCCATGCCATCCGCCTGCGCGACGATCACGTCATCAACGCCATGCTCGAAGGGCTGGGCGCCACGGTGACCAGGCTGGAAGCCGCCTTCACGCCCGAAGGCGGCGCCTATTCCGGCCACGGCCATGCCCACGGGCACGACCATTCGCACGGGCACGACCATTTGCAAGGCCATGGGCATCACGACCACCGCCACCATCATGACCATGACCACGATCATGACGGCCCCTGCTCCCATGCTCACTGACGGGGCGCTGCACCGGCTGCTCGCATGGACTTCCCCGTCCTATCCGGTCGGCAGCTTCACTTACAGCCACGGCCTCGAAACCGCCGTGGAGGATGGCCGGGTGCGCAGCGCCATGGACGTGGTCGCCTATGTCGAGGCGGTGCTGGCGCGCGGCGGCGGCTGGGTGGATGCCGTCCTTTTCGTGCACGCCTGGAAAGCGGCCGGCGATGACGCCGCCTTCGACGACATCTCCGAACTCGCCGCCGCCTTCCGGGGCAGCAGCGAAACCGCGCTGGAGGCCCGCCAGCAGGGCGCCTCGTTCCTTGCCGTCACCCGCAAGGCCTGGCCACACCCCGCGCTGGATGCTTTCGCGGCGCGCAACGGCGACTGGCCCGTCGCCCACTGCGCGGTCATGGCGCTGGCCTGCGCGGCGCACGGCGTACCGCTGGAAAGCGCACTCCACGCCCTGCTCCATTCCACCGCCGCCAACCTCGTTTCGGCAGGCGTGCGGCTGGTTCCGCTCGGCCAGACCGACGGGCAACATGCCATCGCCGCGCTTGCCCCGCTGATCGAACGGATCGCCGCCCGCGCCCTCGTCACGCCGCTGGAAGACCTCGGCACCGCCGCGCCGGACCTCGAACTGGCGTCGATCGCCCACGAAACCCTCTACACAAGGCTTTTCCGCTCATGAGCACTGCCCCAACCGCTTCAGGTCACGGTCCCCTGCGCGTCGGCATCGGCGGCCCGGTCGGCTCCGGCAAGACCGCGCTGACGGAACGCCTCTGCAAGGCCATGCGCGAGGGTTACAACATCGCGGCCATCACCAACGACATCTACACCCGCGAGGATGCCGAATTCCTCACCCGCTCCGGCGCGCTCGCCCCGGAGCGGATCATGGGCGTGGAAACCGGCGGTTGCCCGCACACCGCCATCCGCGAGGATGCCAGCATCAACCTCGTCGCCGTGGACGAGATGGCCAGGAAATTCCCCGGCCTCGAGGTAATCTTCATCGAAAGCGGCGGAGACAATCTGGCCGCCACCTTCAGCCCGGAACTGGCCGACATCACCATCTACGTGATCGACGTTTCCGCGGGCGACAAGATCCCGCGCAAGGGCGGCCCCGGCATCACCCGTTCGGACCTGCTGGTCATCAACAAGATCGACCTTGCCCCGCTGGTCGGCGCCGACCTGGGCGTGATGGACCGCGACGCCAGAAAGATGCGCGGCACGCGGCCCTTCCTGTTCTCCAACCTCAAGGACATGGTCGGGCTGGACGAAGTGGTCGACTTCATCGTCGCCAGCGGCGGCCTGCGTCCGCGCGAGCCCGCTCCCGTCACCGAAATCGGGTGATGAAGCAGCCCGACTACGTCCTGAAAGACAAGCGGCTCTACAACAAGTGGGTCGCGACGCAGACGCTTGAAGACTATGCCCTGCGCTTCACCGCCGATGCGGCGCGGCGCTGGGCGCCGCGCACGGTGGCGGGCACCGCCATCGGCGCCACCGCCTTCCTCGCCTGCGAGGCGATCGGCGCCTCGATCACGCTGACTTACGGTTTCGCCAACAGCGTGGCCGCCATCGCGGCGGGCATGGCGCTGATGTTCGTGCTGGGCCTGCCCATCGCCTACCAGTCCGCCCGGCGCGGGCTGGACATCGACCTGCTGACGCGCGGCGCGGGCTTCGGCTATCTCGGCTCGACGATCACCTCGCTGGTCTATGCCTCCTTCACCTTCCTGCTGTTCTCGGTGGAGGCGACGATCATGGCGGTCGCCCTGCGCGCGATGACCGGGATGCCGATGAGCGTGGCCTACCTGATCTGCGCGCTCGTGGTGATCCCCATCGCCTTCTACGGGATGAGCGCGATCACCCGGTTCCAGGCCTGGACGCAATACGTCTGGATCGTCCTGCAAGTCGCGCCGATCGTCTACATCGTCTGGTCCGGTCCTGCGGCGCTGGCCGAATGGTCGCACTATTCCGGCAGGTTCGGGCTGGCGGACGGCAGCGTAACCCTGCTTCACTTCGGCCTGGCGCTTTCCACCCTGCTTTCGCTGCTGCCGCAGATCGGCGAACAGGCGGACTACTTGCGCTTCCTTCCGCCGGAAGCGAAGATCGGCCGCACCCGCTGGTGGACCGCGATGCTGATCGGCGGGCCCGGCTGGACCCTGTTCGGCGGCACCAAGCTGCTGCTGGGCTCCTACCTCGCCTGGTTCGTCACCAGCCGCCACCTCGTGGCGGACGATCCGTCCAGCCCCACTGCGATGTTCCATGCGATCTTCACGCAGATGACCGGCTGGCCCGCGCTCTCGCTGGTGCTGACGGGCCTGTTCGTGGTGGTGTGCCAGCTCAAGATCAACGTGACCAATGCCTATGCCGGCTCGATCGCGTGGTCCAACTTCTTCTCGCGCCTCACGCACAGCCACCCCGGCCGCATCGTCTGGATGGTGTTCAACGTGCTGCTGGCGCTGCTGCTGATGGAAATCGGCATCTTCACCGTGATCGAGCAGATCCTGATCCTTTACGCCACGGTAGCCGCCGCGTGGATCGGCGCGCTGGCGGCGGATCTCATGATCTCCAAGCCGCTGCGCCTCTCGCCGCGCGGGATCGAGTTCAAGCGCGCCCACCTGAACGACCTGAACCCGGTGGGCCTCGGCGCCATGGCCCTGTCGATCGCGGTGGCGACATGCGCGCATTTCGACCTGCTCGGCCCGCTGGCACAGGCGTTCGCGCCGGTGATCGGGCTGGCCGTGGCTTTCACCGCCGCACCGGTGATCGCGCTTGCCACGCAAGGCCGCTACTACATCGCCCGCCGCACCCGCTGGTCGCCCGGCCAGACCGACGCCACTTGCGTGATCTGCGAGAACCGCTTCGAGCTCAACGACATGGCGCACTGCCCCATGTATGCGGCGCCGATCTGTTCGCTTTGCTGCACCCTCGAAGCCCGCTGCCACGACCGCTGCAAGCGCGACAGCCGCGCGACACAGCAGCTTGCCCGCTGGCTGGAGCGGCTGGTCCCGCGCCGCGCGGCCCGCTTCGTGCATACGCCGGTGGGGCACTTCGTATTCGTGATGGCGGCGATCGTCTCGGTGATCGGGGTGATCGTCGGCACGCTTTCCTGGCAGATCGAGCTGACCTCGCCCAATGCCGCCGCCCGTTTCTCCTCGGTGCTGATCGGCCTGTTCCTGCTGCTTTCGCTGTGCGGCGGGGTGATCGCGTGGATCATCGTGCTGGTCCACCACTCGCGCCGCTCGGCGATGCAGGAAAGCGAACACCACGTGACCCTGCTGATGAACGAGATCGAGGCGCACAACCGCACCGAAAAGGAGCTCCAGGCCGCCAAGGAAGCGGCCGAGGCCGCGAATTCGGCAAAAAGCCGCTACCTCGTCAGCGTCAGCCACGAAATCCGCTCGCCGCTCAACTCCATCTACGGCTACTCGCAGCTCCTGGAGCGCGGGCATGACGTGACCCCGGTGGAAGCGGCCAAGGTGATCCGCCGCAGCTCAGAACACCTCACCAACCTCGTCGAGGGCCTGCTGGACATATCGCAGGTCGAAAGCGGCGTGCTGCGCATTTCCAGCGAGACGGTGCGCTTCCCCTCCTTCGTGGACCAGATCGCCAACATGTTCCGCCCGCAGGCGCAGGCCAAGGGGATCGCCTTCCATTTCGAGCGCCCCGAACGCCTGCCCGGCTTCGTGCGGACCGACCAGAAACGCCTGCGCCAGATCCTCATCAACCTGCTGTCCAACGCGATCAAGTTCACGCCGGCAGGCTCGGTTACGTTCCGCGTCCAGTACCGCAGCGAAATGGCGACGTTCGAGGTGGTCGACACCGGCATCGGCATCTCGCCCGAAGACCTCGCCAAGGTCTTCGAACCGTTCGAGCGCGGCGGCAATCCCGATGCCCAGCGCCAGAAGGGGGTGGGCCTTGGCCTTGCGATCACGCAGGCGCTGGTTCGCATCCTCGGAGGCGACCTTGCGGTGGTGAGCGAGCCGGGGCAGGGAACGCGCTTCACCGTCCGGCTGATGCTGGGTCAGGTCGCCGGGCCAAAGCAGGATGTCGAGGAAGTGGACCGGGTCGCCGGCTACGAGGGCGAACGCCGCAAGGTGCTGGTGATAGACGACGATCCCGCCCAGATCGGCATGGTCCGCAGCCTGCTGGAACCGCTGGACTTCACCGTGCTCGATGCATCGAACGGCACACGGGGCCATGCCCTCGCGCTGGCCGAGCGGCCCGACATCGTCCTGCTCGACATCTCGATGCCCGGCGAATCCGGCTGGGACATCTGCGCACGCCTGCGCGAAACGCTCGGCAAAGACGTGAAGATCGTGATGGTCTCGGCCAATGCCCACGAATTCAGCCGCGGCGGCGATGGACTGGCCAGCCACGACATGTTCCTCAAGAAGCCGGTCGAACTCGACGCCATGCTGGATGTCGTGGCGGAACAGCTCTCGATCCGCTGGATCGGCGAGAAGCCCGAAGCCATGCGCCCGCCCGCCATCGATCCGGGCATTGCGCCGCTGCCCGCCGCCGCCGCGCCGCTCCTGGCCGAGATCGAACAGAAGGCGCTGATCGGCCATGTTCGCGGGATCGAAGCCGCCATCCGCACGCTGGAACGCGAAGTTCCCGAAGCCGCCCCGCTCGTCGCGCAACTGGTGGATCACCTCGACCGCTTCGACATACAGATGCTCCTCAAGACCGCCAGAGCCCACACATGATGACCCGCAAGCCATGACCGCCCATACCGACACCGTGCTCGTCGTTGACGACACGCAGGAATCGCTCCGTTTCCTGACCGACACGCTGGAATCCTCCGGGATATCGGTGCTGGTGGCGACGAGCGGCGAGGCGGCGCTGCAACTGCTCGACCATGTCGTGCCCGACCTGGTGCTGATGGACGCGGTGATGCCCGGACTGGACGGCTTCGAGACCACCCGCGCGATCAAGGCGCTGCCGGCGCGCGCGCATGTGCCGGTGATCTTCATGACTGGGCTCACCGAAAGCGAGCACGTCGTCCACGCGCTCGATTCAGGCGGGGTCGATTACTTGCGCAAGCCCATCGTCGTGGACGAGCTGCTGGCGCGGGTGCGCGTCCACATGGCCAATGCGCGCATCGCGCACGGCAGCCATTTCGCGCTCGACGCCACCGGGCGCAGCCTCATCGCGGTGCAGGCCGAAGGCCGGATGGGCTGGTGCACCCCCACGGCCGAAAAGCTGCTCCAGACTTTCGCGCCCGACTGGTCGCGCCATGGCGGGGAACTGCCGCCGCTGCTGCTGCCCCCGTTCATGCGCCTGTTCCAGGACGGTGCGGCGCCGGGCACCACCACCAAGCTCGACCTCGAAGGCGGACGCTCGCTCGAAGCGGTGGTGGTCGGCCGCTCGCGCCCCGGCGAACTGCTGGTGCGCGTCAACCTGATCGACCCGCAGGCCGATATCACCTGTTTGCAGGAACACTTCCGCCTCACCCAGCGCGAGGCCGAAGTGCTGCTGTGGATCAGCTACGGCAAGCCCAACCGCGTCATCAGCGAAATCCTGGCGATCAGCCCGCGCACGGTGAACAAGCACCTCGAACAGGTCTTCGAGAAACTGGGCGTGGAAACCCGCGCCGCTGCCGCGGCTTTCGCGGTGCGGGTGATTTCGCAGTAATGGCGGCCCGCGCAGGTTAGGCCAACCTGCGCGGGCCGGTTTTCTTCAGGCCAGCCGGTCCCGCCACTCGTCAGGCGCATCGGGATAAGCCGCCAGGACCGGCCCCAGCGCGGAAACGAGATCGCCCAGCCACGGTTCGAAGCGCTTCCAGTGCTCCACCGCATCGGTGAAGATCGGCTGGCGAACCTGTTCCGAACTCGCGGTGCGGACCGCTCGCTCGGTCTGCCAGAAGGCAAGGCAGGCGTCCTCGAACGGCAAGCCGAGATGGCCGAGCAGCCGCGCCACCTCGCCCGGCGTATCGGCCACCATGCGCTCATAGATCACGCGGTGCACCGCCCCCGGCGCCGCCTGTTCGAATGCCGCCATCTGCGCCGTGTAGTCTCGGTAATAAGCGCCGATCCCGGCGAGATCGTACGTGAAGTCCTGCCCGCGCGCGAAATGCTGCTTCCAGCCGGAGAAGCAGCAGCCCAGCGGATGGCGCCGCGCATCCACGATCCGCGCATTCGGCAGAATCAGGCGGATCAGGCCAAGGTGCTGCCAGTTGTTGGGCATCTTGTCGATGAAGTGCGGCTTGCCGCTCTGCCGGTGCGCGCGGGTGCGCTCGATATACTCTTCTCCCAACCGCGTACGGTCGGCCGGGGAGAGCGAGGCCATCAGCGCGCCGTAGTCGGCGAATTCGCCTTCCTCGATCCGCGATTCGAGGCGCGCGGCGATCATCATCAGATCGGGGAGCTCCATCGTCCCCTCGACCATCGAATGACTGGCGAGAATCTGCTCCACCAGGGTCGATCCGGCGCGCGGCAGGCCCACCACGAAGATCGGATCGGCAGCAAGGCAGCCGCCTTCGCCGCGCCCCGCCAGAAACGGCGCGGTGAAGGTCGCCGCATGATCGCGGGCATGGCGATGCGCCTCCGCAGCGCCGAACGGCTCGCGCGCGGCGCGCAGGCGGTTGCCCGTCTCGTAGTGGCCGAAAGCCTCGGCATCGGCGCCCGCATCCTCCAGCGCCTTGCCGAGCGCGAAGTGCAGGTGCACCGCATCCTCGCCCTGCGCCTGTTCGCCTTCGAGACCGGCCAGCGCCGCGCGCATCGCTGCCAGGTCTTCGGCGCCGAGGCGCACGGTCTTGAGGTTGGCCAGGCTCCACCACGCCTCGCCCAGCGACGGCGCCAGCCGGCCCGCGCGGCGATAGGCGGCAATGGCATCGTCGCGCCGGCCGATCGTCTTGCAGACATGGCCGAGGTTCATCCAGATCCGCGGCTGGTCTTCGCGCCGTTCGAGCAGCGCTTCGTAGATCGCCTTGGCCCCATGCTGCTCCCCCGTCCGCACGAGGAACGAGGCCTTGAGCATGGCATGGGCAGGGCTGAGGGGATTGCGCGCGATCAGTTCGTCAGCCTGGGCAAGCGCTTCGGGAAGGCGGTTCGCCTGGCCTAACACGCGGGCCAGAAGGTCGCGCGCAGCCTCGAAACCCGGGGCCAGCGATATGGCCCGCTCCAGCAAGGCTACCGCATCATCCAGCCGCCCGATCCGCCATGCCAGTTCGCCCATCATGCGAATCGCGGCGGCGTTTTCGGGATCGCGGCGCAGGAAATCGTGCAACAGCTTCTGCGCCGCTTCGAAATGCCCTTCGCCCAGCGCCAGCGCGGCCTTGACCAGATCGGGGTCGCGCGTTGCCGCCCTGACCGCGGCAAGGTCCGCCTGGCCGGCCTCCGCCTCGCGCGTCCGCCCGGTTCCCTGATCGCGAAGCGCCGCCGCCAGTCCGCTCCATGCCGCGCAGAGATCGGGACGCAGGTCACCGGCACGGCGGAACGCGGCTTCGGCCTGAACCGGTTCGCCAAGTTCGCGGCATACCTGCCCCAGTTCCAGGAACACCAGCGCCGCGCGCGGCTGGGTCGCCGCAAGATCGCCGAGAATCGCCCTTGCCGCGCGCCCCTTCCCCATCCGCCGCAAGGCCCGCGCCTCCACCAGCCGCGCCTGCGGATGACCGGGCAGCGCGCGCAGGATTTCCAGCGCCTGGGCATGCGCGATGTCGGGCCTTTCGGCCAGCAATGCCGCCGCATGGAACAAGGCCGTTTCAAGCGTTCCGGTGGCCGGTACTTGGGCGGGAGCGACGGGGGAGTGAGCCATGAAACTCCTATGTGCAACTGCGAAACAGATCTAGGACATATGTTCAGGCTCGTCGAGTCCCGCAACGCGCAAACTGGAAAGTTCGCGCAGGAACCTGAAAGATAAGATCACATTTTAGCGCCTTGACAGCAGAAAAATGACTGTCACTATCCAATTTAGGACGGGTGTTCGGAATGCTGCGATTGCGAAGCATTCCCTTTTATCTCTGGTAATTCGGCGTCGGCGAAGTCTTGTCGGCGAACCCGGAAGGCGTTGCTTCCGGGACAGGAGGAGGTTGCCTTCGCCAGACCCAAAGGGCGCGAAGGCGGTGCACGGCGACCCGCCGGCAAGGCGGGAGCTTTCGGGCCGGGAGAGGGCACGAAACGACAATTTGGGGGTCCATGACATGCACTTGACTACGCGGCATCGTCGCGCCGGTGAACTATGCCTGCTGGCGACGACGATACTCACACCCTTCGCGCGTCCGGCCACGGCCATGGCGCAAGAGGCCGGCGCGCCTCAAGCCTCGGAACAAACCACGGCGCCGTCGTCGGGCCTCACCGATATCGTCGTCACCGCCACGCGCACCTCGGAAAGCGTCCAGCGCGTACCGATCAGCATGCAGGCGCTCGCGCCCGAAAAGCTCGACCAGCGGCAGGTCGCCAACTTCGCCGACTATGCCAATATCCTGCCTTCCGTCAGCTTCGCGACATTGGGCCCCGGCCGCAGCGAACCGTTCTTCCGCGGCATTTCGGTCTCGGGTGGGGCACTGCCGACAGTGGGCGTCTATCTCGATGAAATCCCGCTGACCACCGCAGGCCGCATGCCGGACCTGCACATCTACGATATCGAGCGCATCGAGGCGCTTTCCGGTCCGCAAGGCACGCTGTTCGGCGCCAGTTCGCTGGCCGGCACCCTGCGCATCATCACCCAGAAACCCAAGCTCGGCGAGTTCGAGGCCGGTTACGATGCGCAGATCAACAAGTACGGCGCAGGCGATCCGGGCGCGCAGCTCGAAGGTTTCATGAACCTGCCGGTGTCCGAAAACATCGCGATCCGCCTGATGGGCTACTACCGCCACGATGGCGGCTACATCGACAACACGCCCGGCTCCTACAATTTCAAGCTGGGCGACGACGATCCCGACACCAATTACCTCCTGACCAACGACGATCTGGTCAAGAAGAACTACAACCCCGTAACCGACTGGGGCGGCCGCGCCACCGTTTCGGTGGATCTGGGTGACGACTGGCTGATCATGCCGTCGATCACGTACCAGAACCTCAACGCCAAGGGCTCGTTCAACTACGATCCCGACGTCGGCGACCTCAAGGTCCACGATTATTCGGAAACCTACAACAAGGACAAGTGGTACCAGGCCGCGCTGACCATCCAGGGCCATCTGGGCGACTTCGACCTCGTATCGTCGACCGGCTACTTCAAGCGCCGGATCAAGAACGCCAACGACTACACCTACTACTCGGTCACTTACGACAACTTCGGGCCGGGCTACGAATCCTACCTTCAGTTCAAGGATGCCGACGGAAACTTCCAGAACCCGGCGCAGGCCTATTTCGGCAATCAGCGCCAGAGCAAGTTCACGCAGGAACTGCGGCTTTCCGTGCCGAAGTCCTGGCCCTTCACCCTGACTGCCGGCGCCTTCTACCAGTACCAGAAGCAGAAGACCGACAGCGATTACTACATCAGGGATCTGGGCTATCTCTCGACCTTGCCGATCAACGCCGGGTCCAGCCACGCGGTGAAGCGCGATGCCTTCTACCTCGTGGAAACCAACACGGTGTACAAGGACTTCGCCCTCTTCGCCGAAGGCACTTACGAGATCGTGCCCAATCTCAAGGTGACGGGCGGCATCCGCTACTTCGACACCAAGAACAGCAACTACGGCTTCGGCGGCGTCGAAGCCAGCGCCCGGTCCAGCCGCGCCTACAATACGCTTACCGGCGAACAGGGCTGCGACGTGCCGCTGCCCGACGAGCGGCTGACCTGCATCAACACCGACATCAAATATTCGGAAAAAGGCGAGACTCACAAGCTCAGCCTCGCCTGGCAGGCAACGCCGG
The DNA window shown above is from Novosphingobium sp. RL4 and carries:
- a CDS encoding urease subunit beta, producing the protein MIPGEIIPAEGEIVLNEGREAISLSVANTGDRPIQVGSHYHFAETNPALSFDREAARGYRLDIASGTAVRFEPGQTREVQLVPYAGARRVFGFRAAVMGDL
- the ureC gene encoding urease subunit alpha, with translation MPVTMNRRAYAGMFGPTVGDRVRLGDSSLLIRIEEDRTVYGEEVKFGGGKVIRDGMGQSQMTRAEGAPDTVITNAVILDHWGIIKADVALRDGRISAIGKAGNPDAQPGVDIPIGPGTEIIAGEGRILTAGGIDAHIHFICPQQVEEALNSGITTMLGGGTGPAHGTLATTCTPGAWHIGRMMQALESLPMNFGLFGKGNASTPAALEEMVRAGVCGLKLHEDWGTTPATIDCCLKVADEYDVQVTLHSDTLNEGGFVESTIAAFAGRTIHAFHTEGAGGGHAPDIIRVAGLPNVLPSSTNPTRPYTVNTIEEHLDMLMVCHHLDPRIAEDVAFADSRIRKETIAAEDILHDLGAFSMMSSDSQAMGRVGETVIRCWQTADKMKQQRGSLGPDDADSDNFRAKRYIAKYTINPAIAHGISHVVGSIAPGKLADLVLWSPAFFAVKPDMVIKGGAIAAAPMGDANASIPTPQPVHYRPMFGALGAAGVASSLHFVSAAGIDGGVAERLQLQRPLEAVRNTRGGISKASMVLNDAMPHIEVDPETYEVRADGELLTCEPAKVLPFAQRYFLF
- the ureE gene encoding urease accessory protein UreE, yielding MLTVHEVIPHGHWTGEAADRITLDHDARHRRRWYYTADNGTAFLLDLPRAQVLGHGDALQLSDGRLVEVLAAPEALVEVTADSAATMIRLAWHIGNRHLPAELHPHAIRLRDDHVINAMLEGLGATVTRLEAAFTPEGGAYSGHGHAHGHDHSHGHDHLQGHGHHDHRHHHDHDHDHDGPCSHAH
- a CDS encoding urease accessory protein UreF yields the protein MLTDGALHRLLAWTSPSYPVGSFTYSHGLETAVEDGRVRSAMDVVAYVEAVLARGGGWVDAVLFVHAWKAAGDDAAFDDISELAAAFRGSSETALEARQQGASFLAVTRKAWPHPALDAFAARNGDWPVAHCAVMALACAAHGVPLESALHALLHSTAANLVSAGVRLVPLGQTDGQHAIAALAPLIERIAARALVTPLEDLGTAAPDLELASIAHETLYTRLFRS
- the ureG gene encoding urease accessory protein UreG → MSTAPTASGHGPLRVGIGGPVGSGKTALTERLCKAMREGYNIAAITNDIYTREDAEFLTRSGALAPERIMGVETGGCPHTAIREDASINLVAVDEMARKFPGLEVIFIESGGDNLAATFSPELADITIYVIDVSAGDKIPRKGGPGITRSDLLVINKIDLAPLVGADLGVMDRDARKMRGTRPFLFSNLKDMVGLDEVVDFIVASGGLRPREPAPVTEIG
- a CDS encoding ATP-binding protein yields the protein MKQPDYVLKDKRLYNKWVATQTLEDYALRFTADAARRWAPRTVAGTAIGATAFLACEAIGASITLTYGFANSVAAIAAGMALMFVLGLPIAYQSARRGLDIDLLTRGAGFGYLGSTITSLVYASFTFLLFSVEATIMAVALRAMTGMPMSVAYLICALVVIPIAFYGMSAITRFQAWTQYVWIVLQVAPIVYIVWSGPAALAEWSHYSGRFGLADGSVTLLHFGLALSTLLSLLPQIGEQADYLRFLPPEAKIGRTRWWTAMLIGGPGWTLFGGTKLLLGSYLAWFVTSRHLVADDPSSPTAMFHAIFTQMTGWPALSLVLTGLFVVVCQLKINVTNAYAGSIAWSNFFSRLTHSHPGRIVWMVFNVLLALLLMEIGIFTVIEQILILYATVAAAWIGALAADLMISKPLRLSPRGIEFKRAHLNDLNPVGLGAMALSIAVATCAHFDLLGPLAQAFAPVIGLAVAFTAAPVIALATQGRYYIARRTRWSPGQTDATCVICENRFELNDMAHCPMYAAPICSLCCTLEARCHDRCKRDSRATQQLARWLERLVPRRAARFVHTPVGHFVFVMAAIVSVIGVIVGTLSWQIELTSPNAAARFSSVLIGLFLLLSLCGGVIAWIIVLVHHSRRSAMQESEHHVTLLMNEIEAHNRTEKELQAAKEAAEAANSAKSRYLVSVSHEIRSPLNSIYGYSQLLERGHDVTPVEAAKVIRRSSEHLTNLVEGLLDISQVESGVLRISSETVRFPSFVDQIANMFRPQAQAKGIAFHFERPERLPGFVRTDQKRLRQILINLLSNAIKFTPAGSVTFRVQYRSEMATFEVVDTGIGISPEDLAKVFEPFERGGNPDAQRQKGVGLGLAITQALVRILGGDLAVVSEPGQGTRFTVRLMLGQVAGPKQDVEEVDRVAGYEGERRKVLVIDDDPAQIGMVRSLLEPLDFTVLDASNGTRGHALALAERPDIVLLDISMPGESGWDICARLRETLGKDVKIVMVSANAHEFSRGGDGLASHDMFLKKPVELDAMLDVVAEQLSIRWIGEKPEAMRPPAIDPGIAPLPAAAAPLLAEIEQKALIGHVRGIEAAIRTLEREVPEAAPLVAQLVDHLDRFDIQMLLKTARAHT
- a CDS encoding DNA-binding response regulator — protein: MTAHTDTVLVVDDTQESLRFLTDTLESSGISVLVATSGEAALQLLDHVVPDLVLMDAVMPGLDGFETTRAIKALPARAHVPVIFMTGLTESEHVVHALDSGGVDYLRKPIVVDELLARVRVHMANARIAHGSHFALDATGRSLIAVQAEGRMGWCTPTAEKLLQTFAPDWSRHGGELPPLLLPPFMRLFQDGAAPGTTTKLDLEGGRSLEAVVVGRSRPGELLVRVNLIDPQADITCLQEHFRLTQREAEVLLWISYGKPNRVISEILAISPRTVNKHLEQVFEKLGVETRAAAAAFAVRVISQ